Proteins from a genomic interval of Cygnus olor isolate bCygOlo1 chromosome 9, bCygOlo1.pri.v2, whole genome shotgun sequence:
- the EFHD1 gene encoding EF-hand domain-containing protein D1: protein MELKLMMEKLGAPQTHLGLKNMIKEVDEDFDGKLSFREFLLIFHKAAAGELEEDSGLLTLAKLSEIDVSIEGVKGAKNFFEAKVQALSSASKFEAEIKAEQDERKREEEERKHRRAAFRELKSAFTQ, encoded by the exons ATGGAGCTGAAACTGATGATGGAAAAGCTGGGAGCCCCTCAGACCCACCTGGGGCTGAAGAACATGATCAAGGAGGTGGACGAAGACTTTGATGGGAAGCTCAGCTTCCGTGAG TTCCTGCTGATTTTCCATaaagctgcagctggggaacTTGAAGAGGACAGCGGCCTGTTGACTCTTGCAAAGCTTTCAGAGATAGATGTCTCCATTGAGGGAGTCAAAGGAGCCAAGAACTTCTTTGAAGCCAAG GTTCAAGCCCTTTCTTCAGCAAGTAAGTTTGAAGCAGAGATAAAAGCTGAACAGGATGAACGAAAGcgggaagaagaggaaagaaaacaccgCCGAGCAGCATTCAGGGAGTTGAAGTCTGCATTCACCCAGTAA